In Candidatus Eisenbacteria bacterium, the DNA window CTGGATCTGCCCGACGGTGAGCCCGTAACGCGCCGCCTCTTCCCGGCGGATGTCGAAGTCGAGGAAGTACCCACCGGTCACGCGGTCCGCAATCGCGCTTCTGGTTCCGCGCACGTTCTTCAGCGCACTCTCGATCTGGATCCCGATCCGCTCGATCGTCGCCAGGTCCTGCCCGTACACTTTCACCCCGACGGCGCTCCGCACCCCGGTGGCGAGCATTTCGTTCCGCGTCTGGATCGGCATCCACCAGATATTCGGCATCCCCGGGAAACGCATCTTGGAATCCATGTCGGCGATGAGAGCCTCCCAGGTCATGCCCTTCCGCCACTGCGACTCCGGCTTCAGCGTCACGACGGTCTCCGTCATCGAGAGCGGCGCGGGATCGGTAGCCGTTCTTGCCCGACCCATTTTCCCGAAAACCGTCGCGACCTCGGGAACCGTCTTGAGCCTACGGTCCATCTGCTGGAGCACCGCGCCGGCTTCCGTCGCGGAAATGCCCGGCGGTGCCGTGGGCATGTAGAGGACGGTGCCCTCGTTCAAGGGTGGCATGAACTCGCTTCCCAGCGTGAGGAACACCGGAATGGTTGAGAGCAGGAGGATCCCGGCTCCCGCCGCCACCGCGCGCCTGTGACGCACCGCGAACCGGACGACCGGGATGTACGCGTCGATGAGGCGGCGGGAAACCGGATGCTCGCGCTCCCCGCGGATCTTCCCCCGGATGAACCAGGATGCGAGTGCGGGGGTGAGCGTGACCGCGAGCAGAGCCGCGAACGCCATCGAATAGGTCTTGGTGAACGCGAGCGGCCTGAAGAGGCGCCCCTCGGTCGCTTGCAGCGTGAAGATCGGAAGGAACGAGACCGTGATCACGACGAGCGCGAAGAAGATGGGGCGCCCGACCTCCTGAAGCGCCTGGATCACGATATCGTCCCTGCGCCCCGGACGACCTCCCGCCGCCCAGGCCTCGAGCTTCTTGTGGACGTTCTCCACCATGATGATCGACGCGTCCACCATCGCTCCGATCGCGACGGCAATCCCTCCCAGGGACATGATGTTTGCCGTGAGGCCCTGCCCCGCCATCGGGATGAACGCTAGGATGACCGCGATCGGCAGCGTGAGGATCGGGATGAGCGCGCTCCTCAGGTGATAGAGGAAGAAGACGATCACCGCGCTCACGATCAGCATTTCCTGGATCAGCTCGTGCCACAGGGTGTTCACGGCGCGATGGATCAGCTCGGAGCGGTCGTAGGTGACGACGAGCTTCACGCCTGGAGGGAAGGATCGCGTCACTTCCTCCAGTCGCTTCTTCACGCCCTCGATGACGTGCAGGGCATTTTGCTTTTGCCGCATGATCACGATTCCGCCGACGACTTCGCCGTCGCCGTTCAGCTCGGCGATGCCGCGCCGCTGCTCCGGTCCCAGGTGGATTTCTCCGAGATTTCGGAGGGTGACGGGGACGCCTTCCGCGGAGACCTTGACCGGGATGGATTCGAGGTCGCCCAGGGAGCGCACGTAACCGCGTCCCCGGACGAAATGCTCGTGCTCGGCGACCTCGATCACGCTCCCACCCACCTCGTTGTTCGAGCGCCGGATCGCGTTCGCCACGTCCTCGATCGAGACCTTGTAGGACTCGAGCCGGTCCGGATCGAGGTCGACCTGGTACTGCTTCACAAACCCACCCACCGAAGCGACCTCGGAGACGCCGTCCACGCTCTGGAGCCAGTAGCGGAGGTACCAATCCTGGAACGAGCGAAGCTGCGCGAGGTCGTTCTGTCCGGTCGTGTCGACGAGGGCGTACTCGAACACCCAGCCGACGCTTGTCGCGTCCGGTCCGAGCTTCGGGGTCACCCCTTCGGGAAGTCGTCCTTGGATCGCGGAAAGATATTCGAGCACGCGGCTTCGCGCCCAGTAGAGGTCCACGCCGTCCTGGAACACAACGTAGACGAAGGAATCGCCGATCATGCTCAGCCCGCGTACATACCGCACGCCCGGCGCGCCCCGGAGGGCGGTCACGATCGGGTACGTGATCTGGTCCTCCACGATATCCGGGCTGCGCCCCATCCACTCCGTGGAAACGATCACCTGCGTGTCGGAGAGGTCCGGTATCGCGTCAAGCGGAGTGCTCCGAAACGCGCGCACGCCGAATCCGACCGCGACCATGACCACGACGAGGGTGAGCGCGCGATTCTTCGCGCACCAAGCGATGAGGGGTTCAATCATGGATGCGCCGCTACCACTTCTGTGCCGCGGACTTGAGCCTGCTCTCCGCCGCGACCAGAAAGTTTCCGGAGATCACGACGATCTCCCCACTCTTGAGCCCGCTCACGACCACGTAGTAATCGCCCGCCTTCGCGCCCAGCGTGACCTCCCGGGGCGTGAGGCGACCGTCGCCCAGGTCCACGAAGACGATCCGTCGATCCCCCACGTAGAGGACCGCGCTCTCCGGCACGGCCAGACGCTTCCCGAGCGGCGAGTCCAGGACCACGTCCAGGAACATATCGGGCTTCAGGTCGCCACGGGCATTGGGCACCTCAATACGGACCTGCGCGGTGCGAGTCTCCGGATCGAGGTACGGACTGACGAACGCGACCCGGCCCCGACGGCTCCGTTCCGGGAGGAACGGCGTCAAGATCGTGGCGGCCATTCCGGGGCGCACGAGCGGCAGCTCGTACGGGTAGACGTTGGCGATCACCCACACCGGATGCGTCGGCGCGATCTTGTAGAGGGTTTGCCCCGCGGTGAAGGAGCTCCCCCGCACGACGCTCTTCTCGAGCACCACACCGCCGACGGGCGCCACGATCGGGAGCTCCTCGATCGGCACACCGACGCGCGCGATGGCATCGATCTCGGATGCAGGAATGTCCCACCGGAGAAGCCGCAGACGCGCCGCGTGGGCGAGCTCGCGGCTTGCCGGATCGGCCGCGCTGTCCACGCCTTCTGCGCCGACCCCGGGCGCCATCAAGTACTCCTGCTGCGTCGAGACGAGCTCGGGACTGTAGGCGGTGAAGAGGACCTCGCCGGCCTGGACCGTTTTTCCCGTGTAGTCGACCTTGATGTCACGCACCCAGCCCGAGAACTTGAGCGAGATCTCGGCTCGCCGCGTCTCGTCGTACGCGACACGGCCCGCCGCACGGATCATGGCCTGGAGGTCACGGATGTCGACAGGGGCGGTCCTCACCCCGATCGCTTGACGCCTGGACGGGTCGATCAGGACGGTGCCGGGCACATCGCTTTCCGATTCTCCGGCGCCAGCCTGCGCCGCTCCCGGGGGGCTCGACGGCCGTGTTCCGCCCGAGAACGCGAGCCCCTTGAGGCTGGTGCTGAGTCGATAGGCAGCTCGAGCGGGCGCACCCTCCTTGCCGCGGATCGTGAGGTCCACGTCCCACTCCCCGGCCATGGCGACGCCGTATGTGGCCTCGTAGATTCCGGGGGCAACCTCCTTCACCGCGCCGCGGCTTTCCATGCGCGGCATGGCGCCCATCGCCGGCATGGAGATCACGGCTTCCACCGCTGCTCCCGGGACCGGCGCACCCAGAGTGTCCCGGAGCGTGATCATGAGCTTGTTGTCTCCGACGGACGGAGTCTCGGGCAGATTTCGCACGGCGATCCGGAAGGGGCCGACCTCCTGCATCCGTGGGCCCGGCATCGCCGCCCGATTTTCCGCGGTCCGCTCCCTTTTGCCGACACACCCTGCGATCGCGCCCGCGAAGAGCGCCACGCACACGGCGAGGGCAGCCCCATGACCCATCCTGAGATTCATCACTTCTCCTCCTGCGAAGCCTCGGCGGGGGCCACGCCGACCGCGCGGTCCAGATTCGCGAGCGCTTGGAGATTTGCCACCCTCGCCGCGTCGAGCTGGAGACGCGCGCGCGCCACATCCCGCTCCGCGTTCAAGAGGGCGGGAAAGTCCAATCGATTGTTCTCGTAGCTCGCTCGAATGGCCAGGAGCACCCGCTCCGCGGAGGGCACCACCCTATCCTGTAAGATGTGGATCTCGTGCCATGACTCCCATACCTCGGCCAGGGCGGACTCCACCTCGGACGCGACGCGAGCTTCCGATTCCTGACGGCGAGCCTCGGCTTGCTCCACTCCCGCACGCGCTTCGCGCTCCGCTGCGCGGAGACGTCCGAGCTGGATCGGGAGGTTGAACGCGACGCCCACCGACGGCCTCACCTCGGCCGCCTCCCAGTAGCGATCGTACCGCGCCGAAAACGTGAAATCGGGAAGGCGCTGCCGCCGCGCGAGCGATAGATCCGCCTTGCGCGCCTCTCGCTGGGCCGCCCAGCCTCGAAGCTCCGGCCTCAGCTCCTTGGCGAGCTGCTGGAGTGAATCGACACGGGACGGCACACCACCCTCCGTGATCTTCTGCGGCGGATTCGAGAGCGGGCTTCCCGGATCGCGCTGAAGAAGGGCGTTGAGCTGCGCTTGGAGGACCCGGCTCTGCCGCGCCAGAGCGATCTCCTGTTGATCGAGCATCGCGAGCTCCATCTCCGCTTGCAGCACGTCCTCGAGCCCCGCGGAGCCCGAGGAGTATTTGGTGAGGGCGACCCGGCGCAATTGTCCGAGGAGATTCTTGAGCTCCGCGTTCACGCCCTGGCTCCGCATCACGAAGTAGCTCTCGTAGTAGGCGCGCCGCGTCTCGCGGATCAAATCGAGCCGCGCGCTCTGATAGTCCTCCCCGATGGCCCGCGCGCTCGCCCGCGCCGCGCGTCCTTTGAGCCCTCGCTGTCCGAAGATCGGAACGCGCTGCGAAATCTCGACCATGTACGCAGGATCGACGGAGCTGCCGCTCCAAGTTCGAGGCGCCGAGGAGACCTCCACCATCGGATCCTCGAAGGCCGCCGCTTGATCCGCCGCCGCCTGGGCCGCGCGCCAGGATGCGCGCATGGCCCCGAGCGTGGAATTCCTCGCCAATACCGCGCGCTCCAGTAGCCGAAGATCGAGCGACGGCGTGAGGAGCAGCGAATCGAGCGACGGGGACGGGGCCCCGGGCCCTACCGGGATCCCCGCCTCTTGGGCGGCGATTCCAGCCGGCTCGCCGGCAAGAAAACCGAGCGTTATAAGCAGCACGAAACATACAAATGGAAACGACATGGAAGAGACCACCTCCCTGAACCTGGGTTCGGGCTCCGGGCCGCGCCGAATGGGAAGGCGCGGCAGGAAAATCAGCTGCGCCGGCGACGCACGATCCCCCTGCGACGGACGCGCCGCGGAGGACGAGCCGGGAGTGATCTTCTAGAGGCGGAGGGTGTTGTTACGTGTGACCGGCGAGTCGCTACTTCGGAGGGAGGGTGGGTGAGACGAAGGGAACGCTGGCGCTAGGGTCGGGGCGCCCGACGGACCCGCGGCGAGCGTCGATACCGGTGCGGCGGGGGATTCCTGCGCTCGCTGAAGCGACGGGACAACCCCTGGAGTCGGGGACGTGGCCGAAGCGGTCCCGAACCGGCAGCACGACCCGGCTGACACGGAGGTCGCGCGGTTTGGAGCGACGGCGACATCGCACCGCGCGCAGAGCGGAGCGGACGAGCGCTGCATGGAGCACACGAGACCGCTCGCGGCAAGAGGCGCGGCCTGGGCGGTCCCTAGAATGCCTAGAAGAATGAAACTCGCGAAACGTCTTGCCATTGAGAATTCTCCCGATGGGAACGCCCCGTAAAACCCCGGACAACAGGAGATTGCTCCCGGGCGCCCTCCCCTTCAAGTCCTTAGATAGGGCTGACCCCGGGCCGCATTGGAAGTATCGACCGCGGTAACCCCCAAGTTTACCCTAGACTTCCGGGCGGCGTGGCCCGGGCGGTGTGGCCCGGCCTCTGCCGGCTCGATCACTTGAGCAGCCTCGAGAGCCTGCGGTCCTTGAGCGGCTTTCCGCCCGTCTGGCACCCGGGGCAATAGAAGGTCTCGTGATCCACGAAGGATACCCGCGCGATCGCGGCGCCGCATCGCGCGCATCGCTCCCCCGCGTGGTCGTGGACCCGGTAATGCTCCTTCGGCTCACGTTCGGGTAGCTCGCCTGCCGCGCTCGCGCGGAGCTTTTCGACCTGCTCTTCGACTACGGCCAGAACTGCCGCGTGAAGCGCCTGGATCTCCTCGGGGGTAAAGATGCCCGTGAGCTTCATCGGCGAAAGCCGCGCCGCGTAGAGGATCTCGTCCGAAAGCCCGTTTCCGATTCCCGCGATCGCCCGCTGATCGGTGAGGAATGTCTTGATCCGGCGGGAGCCCGCGCGGAGCGCGTCGGAGAGCCGCTCGAGCGAAAGCTCACCGTGCGAGGGATCGGGGCCGAGACGGCGTAGCTCCGGCACGTCGGCGAGATCTTCCGCGAACCAGACCTTCGCTCTCTTTTCCTTGCCGTGCTCCACCAGCTTGAGCGCCGTGCCGTCGTCGAAATCGATCCGCGCCGAGAGCTGCTTCGGCTGCTTGAGGCGCGTCGAGCCTCTCGCACCCCCTCCCCGGCTCCCCGAGTCCGACGCATCACCCATCGAGATCCTCCCGGCGCGCATGAGATGGACCACGATCGCGCGGCGCGACTCGGTCTCGAGCGCGAGATATTTCCCAACCCGCGCGGGCAGACTCAGGAACTCCCCCACGAAGCTCTCGGGAGAGGGAGACGCGGTCTGCAGTAAGGCGGGTTGGCGGATCCGAATCGACTCGATGCGCCGCCCGGAGATTCGGGCCGCGAGGTTCTCGGCCAGAATCTCGAGGAACGGAAGCTCGGGCACGAGCTACTCGAGTCGCGTGGCCAGAATGAGCTTGGAGAAAAGGGGTGGGCCAAGGGGGCGGATGAAGCGAATTCCAAATCCTGCCTGGGTCAGCCAGCCCGAGATCGTTTCCGCCGGGTAGGCGCGGCCATGATCGAAGAGCACGTACATGAGAAGGGAGAACATCGTGCCTTCGGGGGGTTTCGTTTCGTCCGGTTCGTTCATCATTCCGTGGACCAGGAGGGTCCCGCCTGGGCGCAGCGCCTCGCGCGATTTCGCGAGGATGATCTTGTTGACCTCTTCGCTCTCGGTCTGCATCAAGTTGGAGAGCAGAACCGCGTCGACCGGGGCCGGGAACGGATCCTGTCGATAGTCGCCGGTACGATACGTGATCCGGTCCTCGAGCCCTTCGGCGGTCAAGATTTCGTGCGCCGCTTCGATCGTCGGCGCGAGGTCGAGGAGGATCGCCTTCAGATCCGGGGTCGCACGCGCGTATTCAGCGGCAAAAATGCCGGAGCCGCCCCCGACGTCCAGGAGGGTCGAGCCCGGCAGAAGCGGCGCCATCTCGACGAGGCGCCGAGCCGCCTGCCTGCTGTTGGTGTGAACCGCGCGGATATAATCCCTGACCTTGAGCGGGTCGCCTCCCAGAAGCGCGTCGCTCGAGAGCCGGTGGAGCGGAACCCCCTCCTTCACGCCGCGTGCGAGATCGCCCCACGTGCGATAGAGATCGGAGGTGAGATCGAGCAAGCCGGTCGCGTCTCCGTCCACACCCGGCACGACGAAGGGGGCGAGCTCGCGCGGGAGGACGTAGGTTGCTCCGTGCTTGTGGAGCAGGCCGAGCCCGACCAGCGCGTTCAGGAGGCGTTCCATTCCCCGCGCATCGGCTCCACAGCGACGCGCGACATCGTCCGCGATCTGGGGCTTCTGGTGAATCGTCGGGAAGATGCCCAGAGAATGGGCGGCGAGCAGGGCGGCCGATGCCTGGTAGGCATAGAGGGTCCGGCGAAGGAGTACGACCGGCGACTCGTCGGCGGCCGGAATCGGGCGCGGCGGCCCTTCCCCGGCCCGCTGGACCCCCACCCGATTCGGTCTGCGGATCCGATCCGGCCGGGGGGGACCGACGCGACCGCCGGGGCGCTCGTGCGGACGCGGCCCGCGATGGAGCGGCGCGTGCTGCGGCCGCCCCCCCCGGAGATGCGGACTACGCTGCTGATTTTGAACCAGGAATTCGAGCTCTTCGGGCGGGATCCGGTTTCCGTATTGAGGGTGGTCCTTGATGACGGGCTTGCCGCCCGTCCGCGGATGCTCGGCTCTCGGGTGCGGCTGCCGGGGAGGTCTCGGCGGTCCGCCGCTCCCGCGGCGCGACCAATCCCGCTCCCCCGGCTTCCCCGGGCGATGGGGTCTTGGCCCCCCCGGGCCCTTCCCCCAGGCAGGCTTCGCGTGCGGCCGCGCCGGAGGAGGCCAGCGCCTGGCGCCACCCGGGTCGTCGTTTTGCTGGCCGCGCCGAATCGGCGGCGGACCTTCGGGCCGGTCGGAGCGGAACGGACGCTGCGACGGGACCCGGGCCTGGGAGTCGGAATCAGACCTCGGGGCTCTGTGAGCGGTGCGCTTGACGGGCTTCATAGGAAGGCTGGAATCATACCACGACGGACCGGGCTCAGGACAGGGAAGCTCTCACGAGGTCGCTCAGGAGCCTGCCGTCGCCTCGCCCTTGCGCGCGGGCCTGGATTTCCTTCATCACGCGCCCCATGTCCTTCATGGACGTCGCTCCGAGCTCGGAGATCACCGCGCGGACCAGTTCGCGCGATTCCGCCTCGGACAAGGTCGTCGGCAGGTACTCCTCGACGACCTTGAGCTCGCCCGCGATCCTCGTCACGTCGTCGGTCTTGCCGAGCTTTTGATATTCGGCGATCGAATCCTTCAATTTCTTCGCGTACGCCTGGAAGGCCCGGATCGCGTCCGCGTCGGGCAACGTGGTGATCGAGACGTCCTTCTTCTTCTCGATGAGGACTTGGCTGCGAAGCATCCGGAGCGTCGAAAGCCGCGCTTGATCGCCGCGTTTCAAGGCCGCTTTCATGTCCTCGTTCAGACGATCCTCGAGCATCGGCGCGAGTATACCAGAATGTTGACAGCGGGATGAAAAGCCGCCAGACTGCCGCCTTCCAACCCCATCCCGTCGGTCTTCCGGAGGAACAGAATGATCCGGTCTTGCGTCCGAGCCACGCTCAGCGTCGCCGTTGCCGCTGTTCTCGTCGCGACCACGGCGCGCGTGACGCTCGCGGTCGAGGAACGGGTATGGCTCTCGCTCGAAACCGGAGTCGATTTGTACGACGTCGAGCAGGCGCTCCGCGACGGACCCGGTTTCGGAGTGCGCGCGACCGGATTCCTGACTCGATGGGCGGGCGTCGAGGGCCTCTACCATCGAGCTTCGCCGGACCAGGAGTCCACGAGCCGCGGCGGCGCGACCTACTCCCACTACGGCGCAGGCTTGATCCTCACGCCGCAGCGTTACGCCTGGGCGCTTCCTTATCTCTACGGCGGAATCGGCTCCGTCAAGGTGGAGCGCGACGGATTCGGCGCCGCCGCATCGAACAGCGCGCTCCACGGCGGCCTCGGCGCGGTGTTCCGCGCCGGAGAGCGAATCGGAATTCGATTGGACGCGAGAGACGTGAGCTACAAGCAGGAAGGCGGCCCCGGCCGTGCGACGCGGGTCCATGAGTTCCAGGTGTCGAGCGGCATCACGGCCTTCTGGCTGGGGCGGCCGCGCGACACCGACGCGGACGGGGTGCCGGACAAGAACGACCGCTGCCGCGACACGCCGAAGGGTGCGGTCGTGGACGCAGGGGGCTGTCCCCTCGACACCGACAAGGACAAAGTCTTCGACGGGCTCGACAAGTGCGCGGGGACGCCGGAGGGGGCGGTCGTGGACGCGAACGGGTGCCCGCTCGATACCGACGCGGACGGAGTCTTCGACGGCATCGACAAGTGCCCGGACACGGCCAAGGGAGTCCTGGTGGACGCGCAGGGATGCCCGATGGATAGCGACGGCGATCTCGTGTACGACGGACCGGACCAATGCCCCAACACGCCGAAAGGGTCGAAGGTGGACGCGAGCGGCTGTCCTCTCGACGCGGACGGAGACGGCGTCCCGGACGGGATCGATACGTGCCCCTTCACGCCGGCGGGCGTGGCGGTGAACGCCGGAGGATGCCCGGTCACGCTGTCCCCCTACGAACGCGAGTTGATGGACGACTGGATGATTCGTCTCAGCGATATCGAGTTCGTCGCGGACTCGGTGCGGCTCGC includes these proteins:
- a CDS encoding methyltransferase domain-containing protein → MKPVKRTAHRAPRSDSDSQARVPSQRPFRSDRPEGPPPIRRGQQNDDPGGARRWPPPARPHAKPAWGKGPGGPRPHRPGKPGERDWSRRGSGGPPRPPRQPHPRAEHPRTGGKPVIKDHPQYGNRIPPEELEFLVQNQQRSPHLRGGRPQHAPLHRGPRPHERPGGRVGPPRPDRIRRPNRVGVQRAGEGPPRPIPAADESPVVLLRRTLYAYQASAALLAAHSLGIFPTIHQKPQIADDVARRCGADARGMERLLNALVGLGLLHKHGATYVLPRELAPFVVPGVDGDATGLLDLTSDLYRTWGDLARGVKEGVPLHRLSSDALLGGDPLKVRDYIRAVHTNSRQAARRLVEMAPLLPGSTLLDVGGGSGIFAAEYARATPDLKAILLDLAPTIEAAHEILTAEGLEDRITYRTGDYRQDPFPAPVDAVLLSNLMQTESEEVNKIILAKSREALRPGGTLLVHGMMNEPDETKPPEGTMFSLLMYVLFDHGRAYPAETISGWLTQAGFGIRFIRPLGPPLFSKLILATRLE
- a CDS encoding OmpA family protein, with product MIRSCVRATLSVAVAAVLVATTARVTLAVEERVWLSLETGVDLYDVEQALRDGPGFGVRATGFLTRWAGVEGLYHRASPDQESTSRGGATYSHYGAGLILTPQRYAWALPYLYGGIGSVKVERDGFGAAASNSALHGGLGAVFRAGERIGIRLDARDVSYKQEGGPGRATRVHEFQVSSGITAFWLGRPRDTDADGVPDKNDRCRDTPKGAVVDAGGCPLDTDKDKVFDGLDKCAGTPEGAVVDANGCPLDTDADGVFDGIDKCPDTAKGVLVDAQGCPMDSDGDLVYDGPDQCPNTPKGSKVDASGCPLDADGDGVPDGIDTCPFTPAGVAVNAGGCPVTLSPYERELMDDWMIRLSDIEFVADSVRLAPQGMARIDSVGAVLAQWPMLKLEVGVHSDNLGEDARRQPLSHLRARAILQYIYSKYPSLNAKNYWYTGYGDTQPIASNKTAEGRARNRRVEFRLMNMDALTEERERREGLGTTPVPPAPGLPRKAPDQSMQEPAPSAPPASPATAGRAPRNRARGGRRAHPRRNQGAGRADPTGPGAAGLDPAGAVPARFDAAAASAGSG
- a CDS encoding Fpg/Nei family DNA glycosylase gives rise to the protein MPELPFLEILAENLAARISGRRIESIRIRQPALLQTASPSPESFVGEFLSLPARVGKYLALETESRRAIVVHLMRAGRISMGDASDSGSRGGGARGSTRLKQPKQLSARIDFDDGTALKLVEHGKEKRAKVWFAEDLADVPELRRLGPDPSHGELSLERLSDALRAGSRRIKTFLTDQRAIAGIGNGLSDEILYAARLSPMKLTGIFTPEEIQALHAAVLAVVEEQVEKLRASAAGELPEREPKEHYRVHDHAGERCARCGAAIARVSFVDHETFYCPGCQTGGKPLKDRRLSRLLK
- a CDS encoding TolC family protein — its product is MSFPFVCFVLLITLGFLAGEPAGIAAQEAGIPVGPGAPSPSLDSLLLTPSLDLRLLERAVLARNSTLGAMRASWRAAQAAADQAAAFEDPMVEVSSAPRTWSGSSVDPAYMVEISQRVPIFGQRGLKGRAARASARAIGEDYQSARLDLIRETRRAYYESYFVMRSQGVNAELKNLLGQLRRVALTKYSSGSAGLEDVLQAEMELAMLDQQEIALARQSRVLQAQLNALLQRDPGSPLSNPPQKITEGGVPSRVDSLQQLAKELRPELRGWAAQREARKADLSLARRQRLPDFTFSARYDRYWEAAEVRPSVGVAFNLPIQLGRLRAAEREARAGVEQAEARRQESEARVASEVESALAEVWESWHEIHILQDRVVPSAERVLLAIRASYENNRLDFPALLNAERDVARARLQLDAARVANLQALANLDRAVGVAPAEASQEEK
- a CDS encoding efflux RND transporter permease subunit, yielding MIEPLIAWCAKNRALTLVVVMVAVGFGVRAFRSTPLDAIPDLSDTQVIVSTEWMGRSPDIVEDQITYPIVTALRGAPGVRYVRGLSMIGDSFVYVVFQDGVDLYWARSRVLEYLSAIQGRLPEGVTPKLGPDATSVGWVFEYALVDTTGQNDLAQLRSFQDWYLRYWLQSVDGVSEVASVGGFVKQYQVDLDPDRLESYKVSIEDVANAIRRSNNEVGGSVIEVAEHEHFVRGRGYVRSLGDLESIPVKVSAEGVPVTLRNLGEIHLGPEQRRGIAELNGDGEVVGGIVIMRQKQNALHVIEGVKKRLEEVTRSFPPGVKLVVTYDRSELIHRAVNTLWHELIQEMLIVSAVIVFFLYHLRSALIPILTLPIAVILAFIPMAGQGLTANIMSLGGIAVAIGAMVDASIIMVENVHKKLEAWAAGGRPGRRDDIVIQALQEVGRPIFFALVVITVSFLPIFTLQATEGRLFRPLAFTKTYSMAFAALLAVTLTPALASWFIRGKIRGEREHPVSRRLIDAYIPVVRFAVRHRRAVAAGAGILLLSTIPVFLTLGSEFMPPLNEGTVLYMPTAPPGISATEAGAVLQQMDRRLKTVPEVATVFGKMGRARTATDPAPLSMTETVVTLKPESQWRKGMTWEALIADMDSKMRFPGMPNIWWMPIQTRNEMLATGVRSAVGVKVYGQDLATIERIGIQIESALKNVRGTRSAIADRVTGGYFLDFDIRREEAARYGLTVGQIQDVIESAIGGLPASQTIEGRERYTISVRYARQFREDPQALQRVLVPAPSGTPVPLAQVADIRFRTGPPMIQEEDGQLVGLVSVDVADRALADYVSDAKRAVVRVVSLPPGYRIDWTGQFKYYERAKARLSFVVPLTLLLVFALLYFNLRSVPEAGIVMLAVPFSLVGAVWILWILHYHLSVAVWVGMIALAGLDAETGVVMLLYLKLAYQEHQARGALRDRSDLTDAIVEGAAHRIRPKMMTVCAILFGLLPIMWGQGSGADVMKRIAAPMVGGVVTSFILELAVYPAIFAWWKGRRLPERAEKGA
- a CDS encoding GatB/YqeY domain-containing protein; its protein translation is MLEDRLNEDMKAALKRGDQARLSTLRMLRSQVLIEKKKDVSITTLPDADAIRAFQAYAKKLKDSIAEYQKLGKTDDVTRIAGELKVVEEYLPTTLSEAESRELVRAVISELGATSMKDMGRVMKEIQARAQGRGDGRLLSDLVRASLS
- a CDS encoding efflux RND transporter periplasmic adaptor subunit, whose protein sequence is MNLRMGHGAALAVCVALFAGAIAGCVGKRERTAENRAAMPGPRMQEVGPFRIAVRNLPETPSVGDNKLMITLRDTLGAPVPGAAVEAVISMPAMGAMPRMESRGAVKEVAPGIYEATYGVAMAGEWDVDLTIRGKEGAPARAAYRLSTSLKGLAFSGGTRPSSPPGAAQAGAGESESDVPGTVLIDPSRRQAIGVRTAPVDIRDLQAMIRAAGRVAYDETRRAEISLKFSGWVRDIKVDYTGKTVQAGEVLFTAYSPELVSTQQEYLMAPGVGAEGVDSAADPASRELAHAARLRLLRWDIPASEIDAIARVGVPIEELPIVAPVGGVVLEKSVVRGSSFTAGQTLYKIAPTHPVWVIANVYPYELPLVRPGMAATILTPFLPERSRRGRVAFVSPYLDPETRTAQVRIEVPNARGDLKPDMFLDVVLDSPLGKRLAVPESAVLYVGDRRIVFVDLGDGRLTPREVTLGAKAGDYYVVVSGLKSGEIVVISGNFLVAAESRLKSAAQKW